Proteins found in one Sporosarcina sp. FSL K6-3457 genomic segment:
- a CDS encoding MgtC/SapB family protein has translation MYPEVLIKILLALALSLVIGVEREIKKKPIGLKTSAVIATFSCLLTIISIEAAYLVPARNDINVTMDPLRLAAQIVSGIGFLGAGAILRRDNDNITGLTTAAMIWGAASIGIAVGAGFYIEAAFTVLSVMFVIEIIAPALGKFGPKRLRTKEAAFIVILSDKAKIEDLIAYLKTEGMVIENLRIRQITTSTNQLHHELDFRLSALPKKPTTKLYIELTTLPYIESVEIEIFP, from the coding sequence ATGTATCCCGAGGTATTAATTAAAATTCTTCTTGCACTCGCTTTGAGTTTAGTGATTGGTGTAGAAAGGGAAATAAAGAAGAAACCCATTGGATTGAAGACCAGTGCGGTTATTGCAACCTTTAGCTGCCTGCTAACAATTATCTCCATCGAAGCCGCTTATCTTGTGCCTGCACGCAATGATATTAACGTAACGATGGACCCACTTCGCCTTGCTGCACAGATCGTGAGTGGAATTGGTTTCCTTGGGGCCGGGGCTATATTACGTAGGGATAATGATAATATTACTGGGCTGACAACCGCGGCGATGATCTGGGGCGCAGCAAGTATCGGGATTGCGGTCGGAGCAGGTTTTTATATTGAAGCCGCATTTACAGTTTTGAGTGTCATGTTCGTCATTGAAATAATCGCACCTGCACTCGGTAAATTCGGCCCAAAACGACTTCGTACAAAGGAGGCTGCTTTCATTGTTATTTTATCGGATAAAGCAAAAATCGAAGACCTCATTGCTTATTTAAAAACAGAGGGTATGGTGATTGAGAATTTACGGATTCGGCAAATCACAACTAGCACTAACCAATTGCATCATGAACTGGATTTTCGACTTTCTGCACTCCCCAAAAAACCTACCACAAAATTATATATCGAGTTAACGACGCTTCCCTATATTGAATCAGTCGAAATAGAAATCTTTCCATAA
- the menD gene encoding 2-succinyl-5-enolpyruvyl-6-hydroxy-3-cyclohexene-1-carboxylic-acid synthase encodes MDNREVLTDYVRRMTGALMNAGVTTVVISPGSRSTPLAYAFASTENLDVYMQVDERSAAYFALGLAKASGKPVVLLCTSGTAASNYHPAITEAYYARVPLIVITADRPHELREVGAPQAIDQIRMYGEHVKYSVDMPLPEGNSDIDDFIDRHISRALSVAITAPFGPVHLNVPFREPLLIDFDRATPTSTFRRHLTGIATLDANTAQLIKGILAESETGIIIAGELPVGFDKEAFWQFANALQWPVLCDPLSNLRSEVPEQCVALCIDHYDALLKSGVFCDKVMPETVIRFGAQPVSKPLALYLKKVRPSIVIAVDESPEFRDALGVVTHHIQTAPAAIFPLLVDKPQTAYTELWAAANQLASDMTNSYEGIAGDEGIFAKMLIEYLPAGSDLVSGSSMPIRDIDTFFRATAKDVTIFANRGTNGIDGVVSTAFGIQTARKRPTWLYIGDLSFLHDVNGLIVSRFHDMDLTIVIMNNDGGGIFSYLPQSEVTHHFEELFGTPTGLTFNHIAEMYDAQYAAVRTPEQFQAELVRSKDKPVRIIEVFSDRQVNVQAHRELWAQITARLDSDV; translated from the coding sequence ATGGATAACCGTGAGGTATTGACGGATTACGTCCGGCGAATGACCGGAGCATTGATGAATGCAGGTGTGACGACAGTTGTGATTAGTCCAGGTTCACGTTCGACACCACTTGCTTATGCATTTGCTTCGACTGAAAACCTCGACGTCTATATGCAAGTTGACGAACGTTCAGCTGCTTATTTTGCATTGGGTCTTGCGAAAGCATCTGGTAAGCCCGTTGTCCTGCTTTGTACGTCTGGTACGGCGGCATCGAATTACCACCCAGCTATTACTGAGGCCTATTATGCGCGTGTTCCGCTCATTGTTATCACAGCAGACCGGCCGCATGAATTAAGAGAAGTCGGTGCACCGCAAGCGATTGATCAGATTCGCATGTATGGAGAGCACGTCAAATATAGTGTGGACATGCCTTTACCAGAAGGAAATTCAGATATTGATGACTTCATCGATCGTCATATTAGTCGTGCACTGTCAGTTGCGATAACAGCCCCTTTTGGACCAGTTCACTTGAATGTACCATTCCGAGAACCGTTGTTGATTGATTTTGATCGGGCAACGCCTACATCGACATTTCGGCGGCATTTAACAGGTATTGCTACTTTAGATGCTAATACAGCACAACTAATCAAGGGCATTCTAGCTGAGTCTGAGACGGGAATTATTATTGCTGGTGAACTGCCAGTCGGGTTCGATAAAGAAGCGTTTTGGCAATTTGCCAATGCGCTACAATGGCCTGTACTGTGCGATCCATTATCAAATCTTCGTTCAGAGGTACCCGAACAGTGTGTGGCGTTATGTATCGATCACTATGATGCCCTGTTAAAAAGCGGTGTTTTCTGTGACAAGGTGATGCCGGAGACGGTTATTCGTTTTGGTGCACAACCTGTGTCGAAGCCGTTAGCCCTTTATTTGAAAAAGGTAAGACCTTCGATTGTCATTGCAGTGGATGAATCACCAGAATTTCGGGATGCACTCGGCGTTGTCACGCACCATATTCAGACAGCACCGGCAGCGATTTTTCCACTGCTTGTGGATAAGCCGCAGACAGCTTATACGGAGTTATGGGCCGCAGCGAATCAGCTAGCATCTGATATGACAAACAGTTATGAGGGAATCGCTGGTGATGAAGGAATCTTTGCAAAAATGCTAATCGAGTATTTGCCAGCTGGTAGTGATCTGGTTAGTGGGAGCAGTATGCCGATTCGTGATATCGATACATTTTTCAGGGCAACGGCAAAAGACGTCACGATTTTTGCTAATCGCGGGACAAATGGCATTGATGGGGTTGTGTCAACGGCATTTGGTATTCAGACGGCACGCAAGCGGCCAACTTGGTTGTATATTGGTGATTTATCGTTTTTACATGATGTCAATGGTTTGATTGTCAGTCGCTTTCATGACATGGACTTGACGATTGTCATTATGAATAACGATGGTGGTGGGATTTTCTCTTATCTTCCGCAATCTGAGGTTACGCACCATTTTGAAGAGTTGTTTGGTACGCCGACGGGGTTGACATTCAATCATATTGCGGAAATGTATGATGCACAATATGCAGCGGTGAGGACGCCAGAACAATTTCAAGCAGAGCTTGTTCGTTCGAAAGACAAGCCAGTGCGGATTATTGAAGTGTTTTCGGATCGTCAGGTGAATGTGCAAGCACATCGTGAGCTGTGGGCACAGATTACAGCTAGGCTTGATAGCGATGTCTGA
- a CDS encoding DMT family transporter encodes MERPSIHPYIPIIIGVISVALSAIFVKLATADAGVIAFYRMLFSVLLMLPIYLLKYRREVLTLGKKDWIFSAIAGVFLAFHFILWFESLNYTSVASSTVLVTLQPIFAFVGTYFFFKEKLSFKTILSAVIAITGSVIISWGDFMLSGTALYGDMLALAGCALITAYLLFGQDVRKRLSLITYTFVVYSISTITLFFYVLIKGESFGPYQGSDWFWFFMLALIPNLLGHTLFNWAIKWVSTNVISIAILFEPVGAAILAFYVFNETLVTSQIIGGLVVIAGILLFVIDGNKLREKLFSKKT; translated from the coding sequence ATGGAAAGACCTTCAATACATCCTTATATCCCGATTATCATCGGTGTAATATCTGTAGCCCTTTCTGCAATCTTCGTCAAACTTGCAACAGCTGATGCAGGAGTGATCGCTTTTTATCGGATGTTATTCTCTGTTCTTCTAATGTTGCCGATTTATCTCCTTAAATATAGGAGGGAAGTTCTGACCCTCGGCAAAAAAGATTGGATATTTTCCGCGATTGCTGGTGTGTTTTTAGCATTCCACTTTATTCTATGGTTTGAATCTTTAAATTACACCTCGGTGGCCAGTTCAACAGTTCTTGTGACGCTACAGCCGATATTTGCTTTCGTTGGAACGTATTTCTTCTTTAAAGAGAAACTGTCGTTCAAAACAATATTATCAGCAGTCATCGCTATCACAGGAAGTGTGATCATTAGCTGGGGAGACTTTATGTTAAGTGGCACCGCTTTATATGGAGATATGTTGGCACTTGCTGGGTGTGCATTGATTACGGCTTATCTATTGTTTGGGCAAGATGTGCGAAAACGTCTCTCTCTTATTACTTATACGTTTGTTGTATACTCAATCAGTACAATCACGCTGTTTTTTTATGTCCTCATTAAGGGGGAGTCATTTGGTCCTTATCAAGGATCAGATTGGTTCTGGTTTTTCATGCTCGCACTCATTCCGAATTTATTGGGACATACATTATTCAACTGGGCTATCAAATGGGTAAGTACAAATGTGATATCGATTGCCATCTTATTCGAACCTGTTGGAGCGGCCATCCTGGCATTCTATGTATTCAATGAAACATTAGTTACGTCTCAAATTATCGGTGGATTAGTTGTCATAGCGGGGATTTTGTTGTTTGTCATTGATGGGAATAAATTGCGGGAAAAACTTTTTTCGAAAAAGACTTGA
- a CDS encoding iron-containing alcohol dehydrogenase: MNKFEFYNPVKLIFGKGQLQKLPTELVSFGKKVLVVYGGGSIKRNGLYDEVMTILHDLGMEVHELSGVEPNPRVSTARKGAAICKEHGIDVILAVGGGSVIDCTKLIAVAAKYEGDAWDFVVKKASPKDALPFGTVLTLAATGSEMNRGSVITNEETQEKYGWGSPFSYPQFSILDPTYTLSVPKDHTVYGIVDMMSHVFEQYFHNANNTPVQDELCEGVLRAIMEAGPKLVENLDDYDLRETILFAGTWGLNGFLQMGHNGDWASHDIEHAVSAVYDIPHAGGLAILFPQWMRYNVHVNPARFAKLAVNVFGVNPEGKSDEEIAFEGIENLRTFWTSIGAPKTLRDYSIDDSKLVLMAEKATVNGTLGNFVKLDKENVLAILKASL; this comes from the coding sequence ATGAATAAATTTGAATTTTATAATCCAGTCAAGCTTATTTTTGGAAAAGGTCAATTGCAAAAACTACCAACAGAGCTTGTGAGTTTTGGGAAAAAGGTACTTGTTGTCTACGGAGGTGGCAGTATTAAGCGTAATGGTCTTTATGATGAAGTGATGACGATTTTACATGATCTTGGTATGGAAGTACATGAACTTTCAGGAGTAGAACCGAATCCGCGTGTTTCAACAGCTCGTAAAGGTGCAGCAATTTGTAAGGAGCATGGTATCGATGTCATCTTGGCAGTGGGAGGCGGGTCAGTCATAGATTGTACGAAGCTGATTGCTGTGGCAGCGAAATACGAGGGAGATGCATGGGATTTTGTTGTGAAAAAGGCTTCTCCGAAGGATGCACTGCCATTTGGTACAGTTTTGACACTTGCGGCAACAGGTTCTGAAATGAATAGAGGCTCTGTGATTACAAATGAAGAAACACAGGAGAAATATGGTTGGGGGAGTCCATTTAGTTATCCTCAATTCTCTATTTTGGATCCGACATACACATTATCAGTTCCGAAAGACCACACTGTCTACGGAATTGTTGATATGATGTCTCATGTTTTTGAACAATATTTTCATAACGCTAATAATACGCCTGTTCAGGATGAGTTATGTGAAGGGGTTTTACGTGCGATTATGGAGGCAGGTCCTAAACTCGTTGAAAACTTGGATGACTATGATCTACGGGAGACAATTTTATTCGCAGGGACATGGGGCTTAAATGGTTTTCTGCAAATGGGCCATAATGGTGATTGGGCATCGCATGATATTGAGCATGCGGTATCTGCGGTCTATGATATCCCGCATGCGGGTGGACTTGCGATACTATTCCCTCAGTGGATGCGTTATAATGTCCATGTCAATCCGGCGAGATTTGCTAAACTAGCCGTCAATGTCTTTGGGGTTAATCCTGAAGGGAAGAGTGATGAGGAAATCGCATTTGAAGGAATTGAAAATCTTAGAACGTTCTGGACATCTATCGGTGCACCGAAAACGCTTAGGGATTATAGTATTGATGATTCAAAACTGGTGCTCATGGCTGAAAAAGCAACGGTCAATGGAACGCTTGGGAATTTTGTTAAGTTAGATAAAGAAAATGTGTTAGCAATTTTGAAAGCTTCATTATAA
- a CDS encoding cation diffusion facilitator family transporter, translating to MKEILTLLKEGNKPSLLAAIVNTVIAILKAIAFFLTGNIAMFAEMLHSLGDAANQFFVYIGSALSKKAPTPKFPNGFGRVVNLVCLGAVIVVAIMSYEAIIGGWHHILNPVKSSGLVLNLSVLGIAIALEFFVLYKAGKEILHEAEIDKGGLAPITTSFKHLNRAKPATKLVFMEDLVATVGGILAFVAVLFAHFFGLLVAEGIASIAIGLMMFYVVGKVFLENARGAIGETDEEMLTHIAHLVAEDPDVKDIQRVEVVKEGEFLHVEVVAEVDPSHTVAYIDDVRDRLLDLILQQKGVQDVLISFDEDDGVSTWQKVNPPRAEQQFSSKLPK from the coding sequence ATGAAAGAAATACTCACACTCTTAAAAGAAGGTAACAAACCTTCCCTACTTGCAGCAATCGTTAATACAGTAATCGCCATTTTAAAAGCGATTGCCTTCTTCCTAACCGGAAATATTGCAATGTTTGCGGAAATGCTCCACTCTCTCGGTGATGCCGCCAATCAATTCTTTGTCTACATTGGATCTGCCCTATCCAAAAAAGCCCCAACACCTAAATTTCCGAATGGGTTTGGCCGTGTCGTCAATTTAGTTTGTCTTGGCGCCGTCATTGTTGTCGCCATTATGTCCTACGAAGCAATTATCGGTGGATGGCATCATATACTAAATCCAGTTAAATCGAGTGGATTGGTGCTTAACCTGTCCGTTCTTGGAATTGCAATCGCTCTTGAATTTTTTGTTTTATATAAAGCCGGGAAGGAAATTCTTCATGAGGCTGAAATTGACAAAGGCGGACTAGCACCAATTACTACAAGTTTCAAGCACCTCAATCGAGCTAAACCTGCAACAAAACTTGTCTTTATGGAAGATTTGGTTGCTACAGTGGGTGGCATCCTTGCATTTGTTGCTGTACTATTCGCCCACTTCTTTGGATTGCTTGTTGCAGAGGGGATTGCTTCTATCGCTATCGGACTCATGATGTTTTATGTGGTCGGTAAAGTATTTCTAGAAAACGCACGTGGGGCTATCGGGGAAACAGACGAGGAAATGCTTACCCACATCGCCCACCTTGTTGCGGAAGACCCTGATGTGAAGGATATCCAACGGGTTGAAGTCGTTAAGGAAGGAGAATTTCTTCATGTTGAAGTCGTTGCAGAAGTAGATCCTTCTCACACAGTTGCCTATATCGATGATGTTCGCGATCGACTATTGGATCTGATCCTTCAGCAAAAAGGTGTACAAGACGTCCTCATTTCTTTTGATGAGGACGATGGCGTTTCGACCTGGCAGAAAGTAAATCCTCCTCGGGCGGAACAGCAATTTAGTTCCAAACTACCCAAATAA
- a CDS encoding DUF378 domain-containing protein — protein sequence MGIVHKIALAITIIGALNWGVAGIFRFDVVAQMAGGSAEPLARFIYLVIGISGLINLGLLFDYQRNRNDIRMHTPKEV from the coding sequence ATGGGAATTGTGCATAAAATAGCACTCGCTATAACCATTATCGGTGCACTCAACTGGGGTGTTGCAGGCATATTCCGCTTTGATGTCGTTGCACAGATGGCTGGCGGATCCGCCGAACCATTGGCACGCTTCATTTATTTAGTTATCGGGATTTCGGGGCTGATCAATCTTGGGCTTCTATTTGATTATCAGCGCAATCGGAATGACATCCGAATGCATACACCTAAAGAAGTGTAA
- a CDS encoding TraR/DksA C4-type zinc finger protein yields MLNEKQQTVLKKELVEMKEHLSTTADETDSKESAQEAAGELSMYDNHPADMGTELFEREKDIALNIHANSELEKVENALQAMQDGTYGICEVCQKKIPFERLEAVPYTTLCIDHATEQEVPHDRPVEDDILVMANPNSYADRKTGVARDSEDSFQEIAKSGTSETPSDFIGDHDSYDTLYDSDIEDGAAETIEKFTGTDISGKSRGFIRSDASEQYEAELDSQEYE; encoded by the coding sequence GTGCTGAATGAAAAACAACAAACGGTACTGAAAAAAGAATTAGTAGAAATGAAAGAGCATTTATCAACGACGGCAGATGAAACGGATAGTAAGGAAAGTGCACAAGAAGCCGCTGGTGAATTGTCGATGTATGACAACCACCCCGCTGATATGGGCACAGAACTGTTTGAGCGCGAGAAAGACATCGCTCTTAACATCCATGCTAACTCAGAGTTAGAAAAGGTCGAGAACGCCTTACAAGCAATGCAGGACGGTACTTATGGAATTTGTGAAGTCTGCCAAAAAAAAATTCCATTCGAACGACTCGAAGCCGTCCCATACACAACACTTTGCATTGACCATGCGACAGAACAGGAAGTACCGCATGATCGTCCAGTCGAGGATGATATCCTCGTCATGGCTAACCCAAATTCATATGCCGATAGAAAAACTGGAGTAGCCCGTGACAGCGAAGACAGCTTTCAAGAAATCGCAAAGTCTGGCACCTCAGAAACCCCTTCAGACTTCATAGGCGACCATGACAGCTATGATACGTTATACGATAGTGATATCGAAGACGGGGCAGCAGAAACGATTGAAAAGTTTACAGGTACAGACATAAGCGGCAAATCACGGGGCTTCATTAGATCCGATGCCTCCGAACAATACGAAGCTGAGCTCGATAGCCAGGAGTATGAATAG
- a CDS encoding isochorismate synthase — protein sequence MNRKLTATRKTQLKIEDHAVRFFTETVDAGRISPLAFFEAGDSCYREKRFYWQNADKTMTLVGIGHATVLTSDSAEERFQYISTAWNHLRAALIKEEKDMEPVLFGGFSYDPKSVKEAEWEAFPSAYFVVPSFQLTIKNGKTSISINLVTESSEAAKEFDRLRDERDRLIHIAQVEEFNLLSKPKVVSIEEIAKDKYMQAVADVTDKINNGEAEKVVIARSVQLNFADEVPAVTALYHISNEQQESYHFGLQNDGQLFFGATPERLIEISDGWAYSACVAGSIKRGKSAGEDRALGEELLEDRKNREEHQYVVNMISQVFQSFCTNIVMPKAPKLMKIRDIQHLFTPIEGQVEQGTDIFTLVQALHPTPALGGVPTNVSMEMIRSEEKMDRGYYAAPIGWTDTAGNGEFAVAIRSALLDGDRAYLYAGGGIVADSEPDKEYDETWVKFRPVMRALGGKLNG from the coding sequence ATGAACCGGAAGTTGACCGCTACCCGCAAAACTCAATTGAAAATCGAGGATCATGCAGTACGATTTTTTACGGAAACCGTCGATGCGGGACGAATTTCACCACTTGCATTTTTTGAAGCGGGGGATTCCTGTTATAGAGAGAAACGGTTTTATTGGCAAAATGCAGATAAAACGATGACGCTGGTTGGAATTGGACATGCGACTGTACTGACAAGCGATAGTGCTGAGGAGCGCTTCCAATATATTTCGACAGCCTGGAATCATTTGCGTGCCGCGCTTATTAAAGAGGAAAAGGATATGGAACCCGTACTGTTTGGAGGATTTTCATATGATCCGAAAAGTGTGAAGGAAGCTGAGTGGGAAGCATTTCCCTCTGCTTATTTTGTTGTGCCATCCTTCCAATTGACCATTAAAAATGGCAAGACTTCAATTTCCATCAACCTTGTAACGGAAAGCAGTGAAGCAGCGAAAGAGTTCGATCGGTTACGTGATGAACGTGATCGTCTCATCCATATTGCACAAGTAGAGGAGTTCAATCTCCTTTCAAAACCAAAAGTTGTTTCCATCGAGGAAATCGCAAAGGACAAGTATATGCAGGCTGTCGCAGATGTGACAGATAAAATTAATAACGGTGAAGCGGAGAAAGTGGTTATTGCACGCTCCGTACAGTTAAATTTTGCGGATGAAGTACCGGCTGTTACTGCACTTTACCATATTTCAAATGAGCAGCAGGAGAGTTATCATTTTGGCTTGCAAAATGACGGCCAATTATTTTTTGGGGCTACACCAGAACGCTTAATCGAAATATCGGATGGATGGGCGTATTCAGCATGTGTAGCTGGATCTATCAAACGCGGTAAGTCAGCAGGGGAGGATCGTGCACTCGGTGAGGAACTATTAGAGGATCGTAAAAACCGTGAAGAGCATCAATATGTCGTTAATATGATTTCTCAGGTGTTTCAATCGTTTTGCACGAATATCGTGATGCCAAAAGCACCGAAACTCATGAAGATTCGTGATATCCAGCATTTATTCACACCGATTGAAGGGCAAGTAGAGCAAGGGACTGACATTTTTACTTTAGTTCAAGCACTTCATCCGACTCCCGCACTTGGTGGGGTTCCAACGAATGTATCGATGGAAATGATTCGATCTGAGGAGAAGATGGATCGGGGTTATTATGCTGCGCCAATTGGCTGGACGGATACGGCGGGGAACGGGGAATTCGCGGTTGCGATTCGTTCGGCACTATTGGATGGTGATCGTGCGTATTTGTACGCAGGCGGTGGAATCGTAGCAGATTCTGAACCAGATAAAGAATATGATGAAACATGGGTCAAATTTAGACCGGTTATGCGGGCGCTTGGAGGAAAATTGAATGGATAA
- the menH gene encoding 2-succinyl-6-hydroxy-2,4-cyclohexadiene-1-carboxylate synthase yields MSERFVHIRGIDIHVAMNDDDSLPTIVLLHGFTGSTATWQEVIELFKGRFRTVAIDLTGHGKTAMPEDIARYSMEQQVEDLEALFNMLSLERFTLLGYSMGGRVALAYTVQYPRRVTSLILESSSPGLKTAEERADRKAADSRLADRIVADGLPAFVDFWERIPLFDSQRGLSEEKKLAVREERLNQCEMGLANSLRGIGTGSQPSYWQQLHALNLAVLLITGELDIKFVNIAREMMSYFSNARHETIVHVGHAIHVENPAVFATMVEKHILS; encoded by the coding sequence ATGTCTGAACGATTTGTGCACATTCGGGGAATAGATATCCATGTGGCGATGAATGATGATGATAGCTTACCGACGATTGTCTTGTTGCATGGTTTTACGGGGAGTACGGCTACTTGGCAAGAGGTCATCGAGCTGTTCAAAGGTCGATTTCGAACTGTCGCGATAGATTTAACGGGTCATGGGAAAACAGCGATGCCAGAGGATATAGCGCGTTATTCGATGGAACAGCAAGTAGAAGATCTTGAAGCACTTTTTAACATGCTATCGTTAGAGCGATTCACATTGCTTGGCTATTCCATGGGAGGCCGCGTAGCCCTCGCTTATACAGTTCAGTATCCCAGAAGAGTGACATCGCTAATACTCGAAAGTTCTTCTCCGGGGTTGAAAACAGCTGAGGAGCGAGCTGACCGGAAGGCGGCGGACAGTCGCTTGGCTGATCGAATTGTAGCGGATGGCTTGCCGGCCTTTGTTGATTTTTGGGAGCGTATTCCATTGTTTGATTCACAGCGAGGATTGTCAGAAGAAAAGAAGCTAGCGGTCAGGGAAGAACGACTTAACCAGTGTGAAATGGGACTTGCGAACAGTTTGCGAGGGATTGGGACTGGTAGTCAGCCGTCCTATTGGCAGCAACTTCATGCGCTCAATCTTGCTGTTTTGCTCATAACGGGAGAACTCGACATAAAATTTGTGAATATTGCCCGGGAAATGATGAGTTATTTCTCAAATGCTCGCCATGAAACGATTGTCCATGTCGGACATGCAATTCATGTGGAAAATCCGGCTGTGTTTGCTACAATGGTAGAGAAGCACATTTTAAGTTGA
- the menB gene encoding 1,4-dihydroxy-2-naphthoyl-CoA synthase, translating to MTRQWETLRTYEDIKYEKYSGIAKITINRPEVRNAFRPKTVMELIDAFSRARDDASIGVIVLTGEGEKAFCSGGDQSVRGHGGYVGDDEIPRLNVLDLQRLIRVIPKPVVAMVAGYAIGGGHVLHVVCDLTIAADNARFGQTGPKVGSFDAGYGSGYLARIIGHKKAREIWFLCRQYDAQEALDMGLVNTVVPYAQLEDETVQWCEEMLTMSPTALRFVKAAMNADTDGLAGLQQMAGDATLLYYTTDEAKEGRDAFKEKRQPDFGQFPRFP from the coding sequence ATGACACGTCAATGGGAAACACTTCGTACATACGAAGATATCAAATACGAAAAGTATAGTGGTATCGCAAAAATAACAATTAACCGTCCGGAAGTGCGCAACGCATTCCGTCCAAAAACCGTAATGGAATTGATCGATGCATTTTCACGCGCACGTGATGACGCGAGCATTGGTGTTATTGTTTTAACAGGTGAAGGTGAGAAAGCATTCTGTTCAGGTGGCGATCAATCTGTCCGGGGCCATGGTGGCTATGTGGGAGATGACGAAATTCCACGTTTGAACGTACTTGACCTACAGCGTCTTATCCGCGTGATTCCGAAGCCAGTTGTGGCAATGGTTGCGGGATATGCAATTGGCGGCGGACACGTGCTACACGTCGTTTGTGACTTGACGATTGCAGCAGACAATGCGCGATTCGGACAAACAGGACCAAAAGTTGGTTCGTTCGACGCGGGTTACGGTTCAGGTTACCTGGCACGTATTATTGGTCATAAGAAAGCACGTGAAATTTGGTTCCTGTGCCGTCAATACGACGCACAGGAAGCGCTTGATATGGGACTTGTCAATACAGTCGTTCCTTATGCGCAACTGGAAGACGAAACCGTTCAATGGTGTGAAGAAATGCTTACAATGAGTCCAACTGCACTTCGTTTTGTCAAAGCAGCAATGAACGCAGATACGGATGGCCTTGCAGGCTTGCAACAAATGGCTGGTGACGCAACACTTCTGTATTACACAACGGACGAGGCGAAAGAAGGCCGTGACGCGTTTAAAGAAAAACGTCAACCGGATTTCGGACAATTCCCACGTTTTCCTTAA
- a CDS encoding 1,4-dihydroxy-2-naphthoate polyprenyltransferase has translation MQQTIKADTGWRIWWQLTRPHTLTAAFAPVFLGTMIALPSTNLNFTLFFAMLTASVFIQMATNMFNEYYDFKRGLDTEHSIGIGGTIVRNGVKPKTVLNLAFLLYGISILIGIYICMETSWMLAVVGVLSMMIGYFYTGGPYPIAYTPFGELVSGVVMGMFLILIAFYIQTGTVTTEAVLLSIPSMLLVGGIMMANNIRDIEGDTEGGRKTLAILVGRSNAITILMFFFIISYGWIIALVILGYLTPWALLILLSIKKPATAITVFRKNLQPLEVMPAMKNTAVTNTLFGLLLGLGILFNHLF, from the coding sequence TTGCAACAGACAATAAAAGCAGATACAGGGTGGCGCATTTGGTGGCAACTGACGCGTCCACATACCCTAACAGCAGCATTTGCACCTGTATTCCTCGGTACAATGATTGCGTTACCTAGCACAAACCTCAATTTCACTTTATTTTTCGCCATGCTCACTGCCAGCGTCTTCATACAAATGGCGACGAATATGTTCAACGAATACTATGATTTCAAACGTGGCCTTGATACAGAGCATTCCATTGGCATCGGCGGTACAATTGTCCGCAATGGTGTTAAACCAAAAACTGTATTAAATCTTGCCTTTTTACTATACGGAATTTCCATTCTCATTGGCATCTACATCTGTATGGAAACATCATGGATGCTCGCTGTTGTCGGTGTCTTATCGATGATGATTGGCTATTTCTACACGGGTGGACCATACCCAATCGCCTACACACCTTTTGGAGAGTTAGTGTCTGGCGTAGTCATGGGCATGTTCCTCATTCTCATTGCATTTTACATCCAGACAGGGACCGTCACGACAGAAGCTGTGCTATTATCCATCCCTAGTATGCTGCTCGTCGGTGGAATCATGATGGCCAACAACATCCGTGATATTGAAGGTGATACCGAAGGCGGTCGAAAGACACTTGCCATCCTGGTTGGTCGATCCAATGCCATCACAATTTTAATGTTCTTTTTCATCATCTCGTATGGTTGGATTATCGCACTAGTTATTTTGGGTTACCTTACACCTTGGGCACTTCTCATTTTGCTCAGTATCAAAAAACCAGCAACTGCAATCACTGTATTCCGAAAAAATTTACAACCACTTGAAGTCATGCCCGCCATGAAAAATACTGCTGTGACCAACACGCTATTTGGATTGTTACTCGGTCTTGGTATACTCTTCAATCATTTATTCTAA